Proteins found in one Clostridia bacterium genomic segment:
- a CDS encoding amino acid permease, producing the protein MKEKFKSESLENGGLKRELGLAAATAIVVGNMIGSGIFMAPQGLAAASNPKAAMIAWIITSIGSILLALSFAKMSTAMPKTGGPIVYSRAAFGEFAAFLIAWTYWIGAWVGNAAIITGFMSYFTYFFPVFGENRLFAFLMSSLVLWIFTWINIKGVKGAGLVGIVTTACKLVPLIIFAGIAAMKFDGGNFGTVSSVEVSTMATIPAAVGITLWSFVGLESATVPAGEIKNPERNIRLSTIYGTIVTAVIYVVISFLAIGAMPQDKLAGSSAPLADIINFAIGGTWGGTLIALGAVISTLGATSGWILTTARSSYAAAEDKLFPKFFGNIHPKFKTPHTSLIVAGVCANILLIMNYVGSLTSAFNFMLLLATLAFLPAYSFTAAAEILLLTKHSADFNVWNFIKNSFMALLAFVYSIYAIYGTGATVVMYGFLLMLVGIPFYVYMKLQNNKGKSEQAV; encoded by the coding sequence ATGAAAGAAAAGTTCAAAAGCGAGTCATTGGAAAACGGTGGACTTAAGAGGGAACTAGGTCTAGCCGCAGCGACAGCGATTGTTGTTGGAAACATGATAGGGTCAGGAATATTTATGGCTCCACAAGGACTTGCAGCAGCATCAAATCCAAAGGCTGCAATGATAGCCTGGATTATTACATCAATCGGTTCAATTTTATTAGCTTTAAGCTTTGCTAAAATGAGTACCGCTATGCCAAAGACAGGTGGACCTATAGTTTATTCAAGAGCTGCCTTTGGAGAATTTGCAGCATTCTTGATTGCATGGACTTATTGGATAGGTGCTTGGGTTGGAAACGCAGCAATTATAACAGGTTTCATGAGCTATTTTACTTACTTCTTCCCTGTATTCGGAGAAAACAGACTTTTCGCATTTTTAATGTCATCCCTTGTACTATGGATATTTACTTGGATAAATATTAAAGGGGTTAAGGGAGCCGGACTTGTTGGTATAGTTACTACAGCATGCAAGTTAGTTCCACTGATCATCTTTGCAGGAATTGCTGCTATGAAGTTTGATGGAGGCAACTTTGGCACAGTATCATCAGTTGAAGTTTCCACAATGGCAACAATACCAGCCGCTGTTGGTATTACACTCTGGTCCTTCGTTGGACTTGAAAGTGCAACAGTTCCAGCAGGAGAAATCAAAAATCCTGAAAGAAATATTAGATTAAGTACAATATATGGAACTATAGTAACAGCAGTTATTTATGTAGTAATCAGTTTCCTTGCAATTGGTGCAATGCCTCAGGACAAGTTGGCAGGATCAAGCGCTCCTCTTGCAGATATAATAAACTTCGCAATCGGCGGAACATGGGGTGGAACTCTGATAGCATTAGGTGCAGTAATTTCAACACTTGGTGCAACATCAGGCTGGATTTTAACTACAGCAAGAAGCTCATATGCAGCTGCTGAAGATAAGTTGTTCCCTAAATTCTTTGGTAATATCCATCCGAAGTTTAAGACTCCACACACTTCATTAATTGTAGCAGGAGTTTGCGCAAACATTCTTCTTATAATGAACTATGTAGGTTCACTTACATCTGCGTTTAACTTTATGCTGCTTCTCGCAACACTGGCGTTCCTTCCAGCATACTCATTTACAGCAGCAGCTGAAATATTGTTATTAACAAAACATTCTGCTGACTTTAATGTTTGGAACTTCATTAAGAATTCATTCATGGCACTTTTAGCATTTGTATATTCAATATATGCAATATATGGAACAGGCGCAACAGTTGTAATGTATGGCTTCCTGTTAATGCTTGTAGGAATACCATTCTATGTGTACATGAAGCTTCAGAATAATAAAGGAAAATCAGAACAAGCTGTTTAA
- a CDS encoding DMT family transporter → MAILAAALYGISSPVSKLLLIEIPPTLMAALLYLGAGLGMLLVNMLKVLRKREQIEAKMTNKEIPYVVGMILLDIAAPIFLMLGLTITTSSNASLLNNFEIVATALIALSIFKEAIGKRMWIAISLITISSIILSVKDFSSFSFSIGSIFVIMACLCWGFENNCTRMLSLKDPLQIVVVKGFGSGVGSLIISMTLKEYSSNVAYIAFALLLGFVAYGLSIFFYIKAQRELGAARTSAFYAAAPFIGVLISWFVLQEGIADSFLIALIIMLVGTYFAVSEDHKHTHIHTEEVHEHKHNHIDGHHIHIHEQEVIGEHSHEHTHEAVEHKHTHLPDLHHRHSH, encoded by the coding sequence ATGGCTATTTTGGCTGCAGCTCTTTATGGTATTAGTTCACCTGTATCAAAACTGCTGCTCATAGAGATACCACCAACATTAATGGCAGCACTATTATATTTAGGTGCTGGCTTAGGAATGTTACTTGTTAATATGCTCAAGGTATTACGGAAGCGAGAGCAAATAGAAGCCAAAATGACCAATAAAGAGATACCATATGTAGTCGGTATGATCCTTCTTGATATTGCGGCTCCTATTTTTTTGATGTTAGGACTAACAATTACAACGTCATCAAATGCATCTTTGCTGAACAACTTTGAAATCGTTGCAACAGCTCTTATTGCTTTGTCTATTTTCAAAGAAGCTATAGGTAAAAGAATGTGGATAGCAATATCCCTTATTACGATTTCGAGCATTATTCTGTCAGTTAAGGATTTTAGCAGCTTTTCATTTTCGATAGGGTCAATTTTTGTAATTATGGCTTGCTTATGTTGGGGCTTTGAGAATAACTGCACACGTATGCTTTCGTTAAAAGACCCTTTGCAAATAGTTGTTGTAAAAGGCTTTGGGTCAGGCGTTGGTTCACTCATCATCTCTATGACTTTGAAGGAATATAGCAGCAATGTTGCATATATTGCGTTTGCCCTTTTACTTGGCTTTGTAGCTTATGGACTAAGTATATTCTTCTATATTAAAGCACAAAGAGAACTTGGAGCAGCCAGAACGAGTGCTTTTTACGCAGCAGCACCATTTATTGGAGTCTTGATTTCATGGTTTGTATTACAAGAAGGGATTGCTGATTCTTTTTTGATTGCATTGATAATTATGTTGGTTGGGACCTATTTTGCAGTATCTGAGGATCACAAGCACACCCATATTCATACTGAGGAAGTTCATGAACATAAGCACAACCACATTGATGGTCATCATATTCACATCCATGAGCAGGAAGTGATAGGAGAGCATAGTCATGAACATACTCATGAAGCTGTCGAACATAAGCATACTCATTTGCCGGACCTGCATCACAGACATTCTCATTAG
- a CDS encoding metal-sensing transcriptional repressor: MSTQQHHDVEKLCKRINRIEGQLGGIRKMLESNKPCDEIIIQLNSAKAALQKISQIVLEDHLDHCVLDALRDGDGEVQINSLKRALSQYTKMI, from the coding sequence ATGTCAACTCAACAACACCATGATGTTGAAAAGCTATGTAAAAGAATTAATAGGATTGAAGGGCAATTAGGTGGAATTCGTAAGATGCTTGAAAGCAACAAACCCTGTGATGAAATCATTATTCAACTTAATTCAGCGAAAGCTGCTTTGCAGAAAATAAGTCAAATTGTGCTGGAAGACCATCTGGATCATTGTGTACTAGACGCACTTCGTGATGGAGATGGTGAAGTCCAGATTAATAGTTTAAAACGTGCTTTAAGCCAATATACGAAAATGATTTGA
- a CDS encoding ABC transporter ATP-binding protein, with amino-acid sequence MNKLWRFISYYKPYKGLFFLDMFCAFTAAGVDLLFPVLVKYLLEKSLSAELNTAFDIIIKIGAVMLAIQILKYFCQYFITAWGHIMGAKMEYDMRKDIFAHLQKLSFSYYDNNKTGQIMSRIVNDLFDISELAHHGPEEVFISAIKILGSFFILLSINVKLTLIIFAFIPFMMVFAIFYNNKMRSVFMRNRQKIAEINAQLEDSIAGVRVVQSFSNEKVEQEKFSIGNMGFLKTKQESYFYMGRFFSGVELFNGVIYIVAVIAGAYFIKLGAASTSDLVAYLLYINTFLTPIRSLINFTEQFQKGMTGFERFLEIMDTEPDIKDSVDSVILEEVKGRVEFESVSFKYDEGGHVLKDIDLNLEPGETAALVGPSGGGKSTLCSLIPRFYDVTGGTIRIDGRDIRGIKLESLRKNIGIVQQDVYLFAGTILENINYGKPGASREEIIDAAKKANAHDFIMGLEKGYDTYVGERGVKLSGGQKQRISIARAFLKNPPILILDEATSSLDNQSEKVVQQSLESLSSNRTTFVIAHRLSTIKRAKTILVLTDNGIEEKGSHEELINNNGVYASLYNAQFEDSEEIKI; translated from the coding sequence ATGAATAAGCTATGGAGATTCATCTCATATTATAAGCCTTATAAAGGCCTGTTCTTTCTTGATATGTTCTGCGCCTTTACAGCAGCGGGGGTAGACCTGCTCTTCCCTGTGCTGGTAAAGTACCTGCTTGAGAAGAGCCTTAGTGCAGAGCTGAATACGGCCTTTGACATCATAATAAAGATAGGGGCAGTAATGCTCGCCATACAAATACTAAAATATTTCTGCCAATATTTCATTACTGCCTGGGGTCATATAATGGGGGCAAAAATGGAATACGACATGCGCAAAGATATTTTCGCGCATCTGCAGAAGTTGTCCTTCTCATACTATGACAACAACAAGACCGGACAGATAATGTCAAGGATAGTCAATGATTTGTTTGATATAAGCGAGCTTGCACATCACGGTCCTGAAGAAGTGTTCATTTCTGCGATAAAGATACTTGGTTCCTTCTTCATATTGCTTAGCATCAATGTTAAGCTTACCTTGATAATCTTTGCATTCATCCCGTTCATGATGGTCTTTGCTATTTTCTACAATAATAAAATGCGCTCCGTATTTATGAGAAACAGGCAGAAAATTGCGGAGATTAACGCCCAGCTGGAGGATAGCATAGCTGGAGTAAGGGTAGTGCAGTCCTTTTCCAATGAGAAGGTGGAGCAGGAGAAGTTTAGCATAGGAAATATGGGTTTCCTGAAGACAAAGCAGGAGAGCTACTTTTACATGGGACGATTCTTTAGCGGCGTCGAGCTATTTAACGGTGTAATATATATTGTTGCGGTAATTGCCGGAGCATATTTCATAAAGCTTGGTGCAGCGTCAACCTCAGATCTTGTTGCGTATCTGCTTTATATAAATACCTTCCTTACGCCTATAAGATCACTGATTAATTTTACTGAGCAGTTCCAAAAAGGTATGACTGGCTTTGAAAGATTCCTGGAAATCATGGATACGGAGCCGGATATAAAAGACAGCGTGGACAGCGTTATACTGGAGGAAGTCAAAGGCAGAGTCGAGTTTGAGAGTGTTTCCTTCAAGTATGATGAGGGAGGACATGTGCTGAAGGATATCGACTTGAACCTGGAGCCTGGGGAGACTGCAGCTCTTGTGGGACCTTCAGGAGGAGGCAAGTCCACCCTCTGCAGCCTTATACCAAGGTTTTATGATGTAACTGGCGGGACCATAAGGATTGACGGAAGGGATATCAGGGGCATTAAGCTTGAATCCTTGAGAAAAAATATTGGAATTGTTCAGCAGGATGTATATCTTTTCGCAGGGACAATTCTGGAAAATATCAATTATGGAAAGCCGGGAGCCTCTAGGGAGGAAATAATAGACGCCGCCAAGAAGGCAAATGCTCACGATTTTATAATGGGGCTGGAAAAGGGCTACGATACCTATGTGGGAGAAAGAGGAGTCAAGCTTTCGGGCGGACAAAAGCAGAGAATAAGCATTGCAAGGGCTTTTCTAAAGAATCCGCCTATATTGATACTTGATGAAGCTACTTCATCCTTGGATAATCAAAGCGAAAAAGTTGTTCAGCAGTCTCTGGAAAGCCTGTCCAGCAACAGGACCACCTTTGTTATAGCTCATAGACTTTCGACAATCAAGAGGGCAAAGACTATACTGGTGCTTACCGATAACGGCATAGAGGAAAAGGGAAGCCATGAGGAGCTTATAAACAACAATGGAGTATACGCATCATTGTATAATGCACAGTTTGAAGACTCGGAAGAAATTAAGATATGA
- a CDS encoding DUF5668 domain-containing protein, with the protein MNRNSNIVIGTVLIAMGALFLMSNLGYLNFTWNYIWPLALLVPGLYMHFAFFTGIDKNPGILVPGGILTTYGALFYANVFFGWHMMADLWPLFLIGVAIGLFELYLFGNHDKGLLVPVAILGGIGLSALLRTYIRVDLKDYIIPAVLIIIGIAIITGKGSKKGNS; encoded by the coding sequence ATGAATAGGAATTCTAATATTGTAATTGGTACTGTTTTGATAGCTATGGGAGCACTGTTTCTCATGTCGAACCTGGGTTATCTGAATTTCACATGGAACTATATATGGCCTCTGGCGTTGCTGGTTCCTGGATTATATATGCATTTTGCATTCTTCACGGGAATTGACAAGAACCCTGGAATACTTGTGCCAGGAGGAATACTCACTACTTACGGAGCGCTTTTTTATGCCAACGTGTTTTTCGGATGGCACATGATGGCTGATCTTTGGCCGCTGTTTCTTATAGGTGTTGCAATAGGCCTATTTGAACTGTACCTGTTTGGAAACCATGACAAAGGACTTTTAGTGCCTGTAGCCATTTTAGGCGGCATAGGATTGTCAGCACTGCTGAGAACTTATATACGCGTTGACTTAAAGGATTATATAATACCAGCCGTTTTAATAATTATAGGAATTGCAATAATTACAGGAAAGGGCAGCAAGAAGGGTAACAGTTAA
- a CDS encoding 5-formyltetrahydrofolate cyclo-ligase: protein MKDSIRKQILGIRNKLSDYEVNNLSESIFLNLRKNSFLDSSLHVMVYLDFKHEVKTDAIINYCLEQNKKVYIPICIPETHEVSISRITNLEELQSGHFGIREPMLQHIRLADSRLIDLVLVPGIAFDKVGNRVGFGAGYYDRFMKRLQPGAVKAALAFSFQIVDFVPSDEYDIPVDYIVTEKGTIRCTHSSID, encoded by the coding sequence ATGAAGGATTCAATAAGAAAACAAATACTTGGTATAAGGAATAAATTATCCGATTATGAGGTAAACAACCTCAGCGAAAGTATTTTTCTCAATCTGAGGAAAAACAGCTTTCTTGATAGCTCACTTCATGTGATGGTATATCTGGATTTTAAGCACGAGGTGAAAACCGACGCTATTATAAACTATTGCCTGGAGCAGAACAAAAAAGTATATATACCAATATGTATACCCGAGACTCATGAGGTTTCCATTTCAAGGATTACAAATCTGGAAGAGCTCCAATCAGGACATTTCGGAATACGTGAGCCCATGCTGCAGCATATCAGACTTGCCGACAGCAGACTTATTGACTTGGTGCTCGTACCGGGCATAGCCTTTGACAAGGTCGGAAACAGAGTGGGCTTTGGAGCAGGCTATTATGACAGGTTCATGAAGCGCTTGCAGCCGGGTGCAGTTAAGGCCGCCCTTGCGTTTTCCTTTCAGATAGTAGACTTTGTTCCATCAGATGAATACGATATTCCTGTAGATTACATAGTAACTGAAAAAGGCACAATCAGATGCACACATAGCAGTATAGACTAA
- a CDS encoding chromate transporter produces the protein MLLDIFFTFFKIGSFTIGGGYAMLPVIQREVVDNKKWLGDEEFLDSIAVTNSLPGPLAINCATFVGYKKAGFAGAISAALGAVMPSFLIILLIALFFGSIQENPIVEYVFAGIRPAVVALIAYALVKLVKSMGINLVNISISLAVLLAILLLNFHPIVTIVICGGLGFFLFRKEEKA, from the coding sequence ATGCTACTTGACATTTTCTTTACTTTTTTTAAAATAGGCTCTTTTACGATTGGAGGAGGCTATGCAATGCTTCCCGTGATACAGCGGGAGGTTGTAGACAATAAAAAGTGGCTGGGCGACGAAGAGTTCTTGGATTCTATTGCCGTTACCAACAGCCTGCCCGGCCCCTTGGCTATCAACTGTGCCACTTTTGTAGGTTACAAAAAAGCCGGTTTTGCAGGAGCGATTTCTGCAGCTCTTGGAGCAGTTATGCCTTCCTTCCTGATTATACTGCTGATTGCTTTATTCTTTGGCTCGATTCAGGAAAATCCCATTGTTGAGTATGTATTTGCAGGGATAAGACCAGCAGTGGTAGCATTAATTGCTTATGCCTTGGTAAAGCTTGTAAAATCAATGGGTATAAATTTGGTTAACATATCAATCTCTTTGGCGGTACTACTAGCGATTCTCCTGCTTAATTTCCACCCCATAGTAACTATAGTAATATGCGGGGGTTTGGGATTTTTCCTCTTCAGAAAGGAGGAGAAGGCATGA
- a CDS encoding chromate transporter, with the protein MTALLKLFLAFLKIGAFSFGGGYAVLSLIQEEVIEGNGWISPEDFIDIVAIAEMTPGPIAVNSSTFVGYKVGALAGSAIATFAVVLIPITITLLVSVYYNKFKHLKQVNWVILGIRPAVLGLIAAACVKIGKVSIIDLKGAIIALLVFAGVYKLKINPIIAIVISGVLGIVFYGMM; encoded by the coding sequence ATGACTGCACTATTGAAGCTTTTTTTAGCTTTCCTCAAGATTGGAGCCTTCAGTTTCGGCGGAGGATATGCGGTTCTATCCCTTATACAGGAGGAAGTAATTGAAGGCAACGGCTGGATTTCACCGGAGGATTTCATTGATATTGTTGCCATAGCAGAAATGACTCCCGGGCCAATCGCCGTCAATTCTTCAACCTTTGTGGGTTACAAGGTCGGAGCTCTGGCAGGATCAGCCATTGCAACCTTTGCAGTTGTGCTGATACCTATTACAATCACACTGCTCGTATCGGTTTATTATAATAAGTTCAAGCATCTGAAGCAGGTAAACTGGGTCATACTAGGCATAAGACCTGCAGTATTGGGGCTTATCGCAGCAGCGTGTGTAAAAATTGGTAAGGTGTCTATTATTGATCTTAAGGGTGCGATAATTGCATTGCTGGTCTTTGCGGGAGTCTACAAGCTAAAGATAAACCCAATAATTGCAATAGTTATTTCAGGAGTGCTTGGAATAGTATTCTATGGAATGATGTAA
- a CDS encoding acyl-CoA dehydratase activase-related protein codes for MALKVGIPRGMYFYKYYPFIQTFLTELGAEVVPSPETTKEILDKGVQYSIDDACLPVKVYHGHVNNLKDKVDRMLVPRLTSVSRGEYICPKFGGLPEMIKYSVPDLPPLIDTEINLLKSQRELVKALYKMAFSLRFKNPMRISKGINLALKAHEEFKSSVHKGNTPDSVIMVRPDISYKRKITIGLIGHPYLLYDNFINMSLIKKLRDRGAEILTPDMIDPHIINERCMELSKRMFWSSGKSIIGSALYIMDNSSIDGMLSLTAFGCGVDSLAGEFIEKYARKYYKKPYMVLNIDEHTGDAGFNTRLEAFFDLLDWRNTNAAYLSAHGRSIHSN; via the coding sequence GTGGCTTTAAAAGTAGGCATTCCCAGAGGAATGTATTTTTACAAGTATTATCCCTTTATACAGACCTTTCTTACGGAGCTCGGGGCTGAAGTAGTTCCTTCTCCGGAGACAACTAAGGAAATACTTGATAAGGGTGTACAGTACAGCATTGATGACGCATGTCTCCCGGTAAAGGTATACCATGGTCATGTAAATAATCTGAAGGATAAGGTGGACCGCATGCTTGTACCCCGCCTTACAAGCGTATCAAGGGGTGAATATATATGTCCGAAATTCGGGGGGCTTCCCGAGATGATTAAATACTCAGTTCCAGATTTGCCCCCCCTAATCGATACAGAGATAAACCTTTTAAAAAGCCAAAGGGAGCTTGTAAAAGCACTATATAAAATGGCATTTTCGTTAAGGTTCAAAAACCCGATGAGAATCAGCAAAGGCATAAATTTAGCGTTGAAGGCCCATGAGGAGTTTAAATCATCAGTACATAAAGGCAATACTCCCGACAGCGTAATTATGGTCAGACCAGATATTTCATACAAGCGCAAAATCACAATAGGGCTTATCGGGCACCCGTACCTGCTTTATGATAACTTTATAAACATGAGCCTGATAAAAAAGCTGAGGGATCGAGGTGCCGAAATATTAACTCCCGATATGATAGACCCACATATTATAAATGAAAGATGTATGGAACTTTCTAAAAGAATGTTCTGGAGCAGCGGCAAAAGCATTATCGGCAGTGCATTATACATAATGGACAATAGCTCCATTGATGGAATGCTGTCACTGACAGCCTTCGGCTGCGGAGTAGATTCTCTTGCGGGAGAATTCATTGAGAAATATGCTAGAAAATATTATAAAAAACCCTACATGGTGTTGAATATTGACGAACATACCGGAGATGCAGGCTTCAACACCCGCTTAGAGGCGTTTTTTGACCTATTGGACTGGAGGAATACAAATGCGGCTTACTTATCCGCACATGGGCGAAGCATACATAGCAATTAA
- a CDS encoding CoA protein activase, with the protein MRLTYPHMGEAYIAIKSLMDEVGVESVIPSFTTSATLRLGSSISPETICLPYKIMLGNYINSINAGADTILITGSCGPCRFGYYGPLQKQALEEAGYKDIDIMILDPPKEGYRKFFETIKKIAGNNRANIVRAFLNAYKVCCEVDSLNELLYYTRPRTVNKAELRAIVHEFKRNVMNAKGTAEMLSLIGETKNLIKKVNIDTSFKPVRIGIIGEIYTIIEPFTNLNVEEKLGDLGVEVHRSMTVKDWARNNVILPATGRKPYTKEKKLSKPYLPTLIGGHSQECIGHAIHYAKMGYDGLIQIYPMTCMPEIVSRSILPQIEKDYSIPILYMIVDEQTGEAGFQTRLEAFVDYIGKNRSNKASGVLH; encoded by the coding sequence ATGCGGCTTACTTATCCGCACATGGGCGAAGCATACATAGCAATTAAAAGTCTTATGGATGAGGTAGGAGTTGAAAGCGTCATCCCTTCATTTACAACTAGTGCAACCTTAAGGCTCGGCTCTTCCATCTCACCGGAAACTATATGTCTCCCGTACAAGATTATGCTTGGAAATTATATTAACAGTATCAATGCAGGAGCAGACACAATACTCATCACCGGGAGCTGCGGGCCTTGCAGGTTTGGCTACTATGGTCCCTTGCAGAAGCAAGCCTTGGAGGAAGCAGGATATAAAGACATAGATATCATGATTCTTGACCCTCCGAAGGAAGGATATCGGAAATTCTTTGAAACAATCAAGAAAATTGCCGGAAACAATAGAGCAAATATCGTAAGGGCCTTTTTGAATGCTTATAAGGTATGCTGTGAAGTGGACAGCTTGAATGAATTGCTTTATTATACAAGGCCGCGGACTGTCAATAAAGCTGAATTACGGGCAATCGTACATGAGTTTAAGAGGAATGTGATGAATGCTAAGGGCACAGCCGAGATGCTGAGTTTAATCGGTGAAACCAAGAATCTTATAAAAAAAGTAAATATAGACACCAGCTTTAAGCCTGTGAGAATAGGAATCATCGGAGAGATATATACAATTATTGAGCCATTCACTAATCTTAATGTAGAGGAAAAGCTTGGGGACTTGGGTGTGGAAGTGCACAGGTCAATGACTGTAAAGGATTGGGCTCGCAATAATGTGATTCTTCCTGCTACCGGGCGAAAGCCGTATACGAAGGAAAAGAAGCTGTCGAAGCCCTACCTGCCCACTCTCATTGGAGGGCATTCCCAGGAATGCATCGGTCATGCAATACATTATGCAAAAATGGGCTATGATGGACTTATACAGATTTACCCCATGACCTGCATGCCTGAAATAGTATCCCGATCAATACTTCCTCAGATAGAAAAAGATTATTCCATCCCCATACTTTACATGATAGTGGATGAGCAGACAGGTGAGGCTGGATTCCAAACAAGGCTGGAGGCCTTTGTGGACTATATAGGGAAGAATAGAAGCAACAAAGCTAGTGGAGTACTCCACTAG
- a CDS encoding PrsW family glutamic-type intramembrane protease, which translates to MLLLAAAVAPSAALLYYFYTRDKYEKEPRRLLLKAFLLGGGLVIPVLFIEMTLNIFDTTDFSLLTAGYTAFIVAGLVEESSKFLLFFFYIWKSREFNEMYDGIVYAVFISLGFATVENLAYVLSSGFSTAIVRSITAVPAHALFSVAMGYYLGIAKFAKPQYRQKYLLLGFAVPVILHGIYDFILFSQKFYMLLFFLPYMLYLWKSGLRHVDELVEFSPFRKAEEEYSDAEKDKS; encoded by the coding sequence ATGCTTTTGTTGGCTGCGGCGGTGGCTCCATCTGCTGCTTTGCTGTACTACTTTTATACCAGAGATAAATATGAAAAGGAGCCCAGGCGGCTGCTTTTAAAAGCATTCCTGTTGGGCGGAGGCCTTGTAATACCGGTACTTTTTATAGAGATGACCTTGAATATATTTGATACGACTGACTTTAGCTTGTTGACCGCTGGCTATACTGCTTTTATAGTGGCGGGGCTTGTAGAAGAATCCTCCAAGTTTTTATTGTTTTTCTTCTATATATGGAAGAGCAGAGAGTTCAACGAAATGTATGACGGTATCGTATATGCAGTGTTCATTTCCTTAGGTTTCGCTACTGTCGAAAACCTTGCATATGTGCTTTCAAGTGGCTTCAGCACTGCAATTGTCAGGTCCATTACTGCTGTGCCTGCACATGCTCTATTTTCCGTAGCAATGGGATATTACCTGGGCATAGCCAAATTTGCAAAGCCACAGTACAGGCAGAAATATTTATTGCTTGGATTTGCAGTTCCGGTAATACTTCATGGAATATATGATTTCATACTGTTTTCACAGAAATTTTACATGCTGCTTTTTTTCCTGCCATATATGCTGTATCTTTGGAAAAGTGGGCTCAGACATGTAGATGAACTAGTGGAGTTCTCACCCTTTAGAAAAGCAGAGGAAGAGTACTCGGATGCTGAGAAAGATAAAAGCTAG